Proteins from a genomic interval of Rosa chinensis cultivar Old Blush chromosome 2, RchiOBHm-V2, whole genome shotgun sequence:
- the LOC112185384 gene encoding signal peptidase complex catalytic subunit SEC11A, producing MGWIGETVDSVKSLQIRQVLTQAVSLGMIVTSALIIWKALMCATGSESPVVVVLSGSMEPGFRRGDILFLHMSKEPIRAGEIVVFNVDGREIPIVHRVIKVHEREDTGEVDVLTKGDNNYGDDRLLYAQGQLWLQRHHIMGRAVGFLPYVGWVTIIMTEKPIIKYILIGALGLLVITSKD from the exons atgggtTGGATCGGCGAGACAGTGGACTCCGTCAAATCCCTGCAGATCCGGCAGGTCCTCACCCAGGCCGTCAGTCTCG GTATGATTGTTACATCTGCACTTATAATATGGAAGGCATTGATGTGCGCTACCGGCAGTGAATCtcctgttgttgttgttttatcTGGAAGTATGGAACCGGGCTTCAGGAGG GGGGACATTTTGTTCTTGCACATGAGTAAAGAACCCATTCGTGCAGGAGAAATTGTTGTCTTTAATGTTGAC GGCCGTGAGATTCCAATCGTCCATCGCGTCATTAAG GTTCATGAAAGAGAAGATACTGGAGAAGTAGATGTCCTCACAAAAG GAGATAACAATTATGGGGATGACAGACTTCTGTATGCTCAGGGTCAGTTGTGGCTCCAACGGCACCATATTATGGGTAGAGCTGTGGG GTTCTTACCCTATGTTGGCTGGGTGACAATTATCATGACTGAAAAGCCAATTATTAAG TATATTCTCATTGGCGCATTGGGGTTGCTTGTTATAACTTCAAAGGACTAA
- the LOC112187665 gene encoding pentatricopeptide repeat-containing protein At1g80150, mitochondrial isoform X1, producing the protein MGGEAFLSRRFCHVAAKVVAMNDCAAAVPNLVCNTKALKEPALVKLKAERDPEKLFQLFKANAHNRLVIENRFAFEDTVARLAGARRFDYIEHLLEHQKTLPQGRREGFIMRIITLYGKAGMTKHAIDTFCDMHLYGCSRTVKSYNATLKVLTQTRDLRAIEAFVSDIPQQFDIQLDIYSVNIVIKAFCEMGILTKAYVIMVEMEKLGIRPDVITYTTLISAFYKHRRWEIANGLWNLMVLKRCLPNLATFNVRIQFLVNTKRAWEANRVLKMMQNIGIAPDEVTFNLVIKGFCQAGKLEMAKRVYSALHDKGYTPNVKIYQTMIHYLCRERDFDLAYTLCRDSMLKNWYPNVDTIHTLLKGLRMKSQLGKAKAIMTLVRRRVPPFPSKQLSSLQSILTKS; encoded by the exons ATGGGTGGTGAAGCTTTTCTCAG TCGCAGATTTTGTCATGTGGCAGCTAAGGTAGTAGCTATGAATGATTGTGCTGCTGCTGTGCCCAATTTGGTTTGCAATACAAAGGCCTTGAAAGAACCTGCCCTGGTTAAGCTTAAAGCAGAGAGGGACCCCGAGAAGCTATTCCAGCTATTTAAGGCCAATGCCCACAATCGGCTTGTCATTGAGAATCGGTTTGCATTTGAAGACACGGTGGCTCGGTTAGCTGGAGCTCGCCGGTTTGATTACATTGAGCATTTGCTTGAGCATCAGAAGACTCTTCCTCAAGGTCGGCGAGAAGGGTTCATTATGAGGATTATAACATTGTATGGTAAGGCTGGGATGACTAAGCATGCTATTGATACTTTTTGTGATATGCATTTATATGGTTGTTCTAGGACTGTTAAGTCATACAATGCTACACTCAAGGTTTTGACTCAAACTCGTGATTTAAGAGCAATTGAGGCATTTGTGAGTGATATTCCACAGCAATTTGACATTCAGTTGGACATATATTCAGTTAATATTGTTATCAAGGCTTTTTGTGAAATGGGGATTTTGACGAAAGCATATGTGATCATGGTAGAGATGGAAAAGTTGGGAATAAGACCGGATGTCATTACGTATACAACTCTGATATCAGCATTTTATAAACATAGGCGGTGGGAGATTGCTAATGGGTTATGGAATCTTATGGTCCTGAAGAGGTGTTTACCTAATCTTGCAACTTTCAATGTTCGAATCCAATTTTTGGTTAATACAAAGCGAGCTTGGGAAGCTAATagagttttgaagatgatgCAGAACATTGGGATAGCACCTGATGAAGTTACATTTAATTTGGTGATCAAAGGGTTTTGCCAGGCTGGGAAACTTGAAATGGCAAAAAGGGTATATTCTGCTCTACATGACAAGGGATACACGCCCAATGTTAAAATTTATCAGACCATGATTCATTATCTTTGTAGAGAAAGGGATTTCGATCTGGCATATACATTGTGTAGAGATTCCATGCTGAAAAATTGGTATCCAAATGTGGATACCATTCATACATTGCTAAAAGGCCTGCGGATGAAAAGTCAGCTTGGCAAGGCTAAGGCTATCATGACATTGGTTCGTAGAAGGGTGCCTCCATTTCCTTCAAAACAGTTGAGTTCTTTGCAATCCATACTAACCAAGAGTTGA
- the LOC112187665 gene encoding pentatricopeptide repeat-containing protein At1g80150, mitochondrial isoform X2, producing MLSLRTSRRFCHVAAKVVAMNDCAAAVPNLVCNTKALKEPALVKLKAERDPEKLFQLFKANAHNRLVIENRFAFEDTVARLAGARRFDYIEHLLEHQKTLPQGRREGFIMRIITLYGKAGMTKHAIDTFCDMHLYGCSRTVKSYNATLKVLTQTRDLRAIEAFVSDIPQQFDIQLDIYSVNIVIKAFCEMGILTKAYVIMVEMEKLGIRPDVITYTTLISAFYKHRRWEIANGLWNLMVLKRCLPNLATFNVRIQFLVNTKRAWEANRVLKMMQNIGIAPDEVTFNLVIKGFCQAGKLEMAKRVYSALHDKGYTPNVKIYQTMIHYLCRERDFDLAYTLCRDSMLKNWYPNVDTIHTLLKGLRMKSQLGKAKAIMTLVRRRVPPFPSKQLSSLQSILTKS from the coding sequence ATGCTCTCTCTGCGAACCAGTCGCAGATTTTGTCATGTGGCAGCTAAGGTAGTAGCTATGAATGATTGTGCTGCTGCTGTGCCCAATTTGGTTTGCAATACAAAGGCCTTGAAAGAACCTGCCCTGGTTAAGCTTAAAGCAGAGAGGGACCCCGAGAAGCTATTCCAGCTATTTAAGGCCAATGCCCACAATCGGCTTGTCATTGAGAATCGGTTTGCATTTGAAGACACGGTGGCTCGGTTAGCTGGAGCTCGCCGGTTTGATTACATTGAGCATTTGCTTGAGCATCAGAAGACTCTTCCTCAAGGTCGGCGAGAAGGGTTCATTATGAGGATTATAACATTGTATGGTAAGGCTGGGATGACTAAGCATGCTATTGATACTTTTTGTGATATGCATTTATATGGTTGTTCTAGGACTGTTAAGTCATACAATGCTACACTCAAGGTTTTGACTCAAACTCGTGATTTAAGAGCAATTGAGGCATTTGTGAGTGATATTCCACAGCAATTTGACATTCAGTTGGACATATATTCAGTTAATATTGTTATCAAGGCTTTTTGTGAAATGGGGATTTTGACGAAAGCATATGTGATCATGGTAGAGATGGAAAAGTTGGGAATAAGACCGGATGTCATTACGTATACAACTCTGATATCAGCATTTTATAAACATAGGCGGTGGGAGATTGCTAATGGGTTATGGAATCTTATGGTCCTGAAGAGGTGTTTACCTAATCTTGCAACTTTCAATGTTCGAATCCAATTTTTGGTTAATACAAAGCGAGCTTGGGAAGCTAATagagttttgaagatgatgCAGAACATTGGGATAGCACCTGATGAAGTTACATTTAATTTGGTGATCAAAGGGTTTTGCCAGGCTGGGAAACTTGAAATGGCAAAAAGGGTATATTCTGCTCTACATGACAAGGGATACACGCCCAATGTTAAAATTTATCAGACCATGATTCATTATCTTTGTAGAGAAAGGGATTTCGATCTGGCATATACATTGTGTAGAGATTCCATGCTGAAAAATTGGTATCCAAATGTGGATACCATTCATACATTGCTAAAAGGCCTGCGGATGAAAAGTCAGCTTGGCAAGGCTAAGGCTATCATGACATTGGTTCGTAGAAGGGTGCCTCCATTTCCTTCAAAACAGTTGAGTTCTTTGCAATCCATACTAACCAAGAGTTGA
- the LOC112187664 gene encoding pentatricopeptide repeat-containing protein At1g52620, with the protein MSKTLLSRIKPLHSRKPTCPSSYSPPHVKKLVYDTIRILTTDDKWEQSLETEFSETETLVSEVAHFVLDRIPSAELGLKFFDWAFRRPYCCSPNGLAYSSLLKLLARFGVVAEIELVLQSMKLEQVEPSKDALSFVIRVYADSGFVDKALELYSFGVKVCGFVPSVFACNSLLNTLVKIGRVDVARQVYDEMSEKGGGDGEHVCIDNYSTCIMVRGLCKEGKVEEGRRLIEERWGENCVPNVVFYNTLIDGYCKRGEVENANGMFKELKLKGFLPTLQTYGALINGYCKVGNFVAIDRLLMEMKERGLRVNVQVHNTIVEARCKHDSCATAVDTVARMIESGCEPDITTYNSLINSSCKKGKVEEAEEFLQHAMKRGLVPNEFSYTPVFQVYCRRGEHCRALDLLVEMTKRGHKPDLVAFGALIHGHVVSGEVDYALTVRDRMIENGILPDACIYNVLMSGLCKKGRLPTAKLLLGQMLDQNVLPDAFVYATLVDGLIRNGNLEEAKNIFELTIEKGLDPGVVGYNAMIKGFCKFGTMNDALSFLEKMKKRNHHPDGFTYSTIIDGYVKQHNLDAALEMFKQMVKQRCRPNVITYTSLINGFCRKGDSDGAVKTFVEMQSRGVEPNIVTYTILIGNFCKEGKLAKAASFFELMLRKKCSPNDVTIHYLLNGFTNIAPAAISKEVNESQENEKSIFLDFYKRMIADGWFQKSAVYNSILICLCQYGMVEAALQFNSKFRSKGIDLDSVSFAAVLHGLFLGGRSKDWKNIIYFNLKEKELQTAVKYSHIIDAQFHGGRISEATLALRSLVEDDKPQHQEVEDRER; encoded by the coding sequence ATGTCAAAGACTCTTCTCTCTCGCATCAAACCCCTTCACAGCCGCAAACCCACTTGTCCATCTTCCTATTCACCGCCCCACGTCAAGAAGCTAGTCTATGACACCATCCGGATTCTCACAACAGATGATAAATGGGAGCAGTCCCTCGAAACCGAATTCTCCGAAACCGAAACGCTTGTTTCTGAAGTTGCCCATTTCGTTTTGGACAGAATACCCAGTGCAGAGTTGGGGTTGAAGTTCTTTGACTGGGCTTTCCGGCGACCCTATTGCTGCTCTCCAAATGGGTTGGCGTATTCTTCTCTCTTGAAGCTTTTGGCGAGGTTTGGAGTGGTTGCGGAGATTGAGTTGGTGCTGCAGAGCATGAAGTTGGAACAAGTAGAGCCGAGTAAGGATGCTTTGAGCTTTGTGATTCGAGTTTACGCCGATTCTGGGTTCGTCGATAAGGCTCTTGAATTGTATAGTTTTGGGGTCAAGGTGTGTGGTTTTGTTCCGAGTGTTTTCGCATGCAATTCCTTGCTTAACACGCTTGTGAAGATTGGCAGAGTTGATGTCGCACGCCAGGTGTATGATGAAATGTCTGAGAAAGGTGGCGGTGATGGTGAGCATGTGTGTATAGATAACTACAGTACTTGTATCATGGTGAGGGGGTTGTGTAAGGAAGGGAAGGTTGAAGAAGGGAGAAGGTTGATTGAGGAGAGGTGGGGAGAGAATTGTGTGCCGAATGTTGTGTTCTACAATACGCTTATTGATGGATATTGTAAGAGAGGTGAGGTTGAAAATGCTAATGGCATGTTTAAGGAGTTGAAATTGAAGGGGTTTCTGCCTACATTGCAAACCTATGGAGCTTTGATTAATGGGTATTGCAAAGTAGGGAACTTTGTAGCGATTGATAGGCTTTTGATGGAAATGAAGGAGAGAGGTTTGAGGGTCAATGTACAGGTACATAATACTATAGTTGAGGCTAGATGTAAGCACGATAGCTGTGCAACCGCGGTTGATACTGTAGCAAGGATGATTGAGAGTGGTTGTGAGCCGGATATTACAACCTATAATAGTTTGATTAATAGTTCATGTAAGAAAGGGAAGGTTGAGGAAGCGGAGGAGTTTCTACAGCATGCAATGAAGAGGGGATTGGTTCCGAATGAGTTTAGTTATACTCCTGTTTTTCAAGTCTATTGCAGACGAGGGGAACACTGTAGGGCCCTGGATTTGCTTGTTGAGATGACAAAAAGAGGTCACAAACCTGATTTGGTTGCCTTTGGAGCTTTGATTCATGGACATGTTGTTTCTGGGGAAGTTGATTATGCATTGACAGTCCGGGACAGAATGATAGAAAATGGAATACTCCCCGATGCTTGCATTTACAATGTGTTGATGAGTGGCCTTTGCAAGAAAGGGAGGCTTCCTACTGCCAAACTGCTGCTTGGTCAGATGCTTGACCAAAATGTACTACCTGATGCATTTGTCTACGCCACATTGGTAGATGGGTTAATCAGAAATGGGAACCTTGAGGAGGCTAAAAATATATTCGAGTTAACAATTGAAAAGGGCCTAGATCCTGGTGTTGTGGGGTACAATGCTATGATCAAGGGTTTCTGCAAATTTGGAACAATGAATGATGCTCTGTCATTCCTcgaaaagatgaagaaaaggaATCATCATCCTGATGGGTTTACTTACTCCACAATAATTGATGGGTATGTCAAGCAGCATAATTTGGATGCTGCACTAGAAATGTTTAAACAGATGGTGAAACAGAGATGCAGGCCAAATGTCATTACGTACACCTCCTTGATCAATGGGTTTTGCCGCAAAGGAGATTCTGATGGAGCTGTAAAAACTTTTGTAGAGATGCAATCTCGTGGTGTGGAGCCAAATATAGTCACGTACACCATACTTATTGGAAACTTTTGCAAGGAAGGTAAACTTGCAAAAGCAGCCTCCTTTTTTGAACTAATGCTGAGGAAAAAGTGCAGTCCTAATGATGTCACTATCCATTATTTGCTAAATGGGTTTACAAACATTGCACCAGCTGCAATTTCAAAGGAAGTGAATGAAtctcaagaaaatgagaaatctatttttcttgatttctataAAAGGATGATAGCCGATGGATGGTTTCAGAAGTCTGCTGTCTATAATTCCATTCTCATTTGTCTTTGTCAGTATGGAATGGTTGAAGCTGCATTACAGTTTAACAGTAAGTTTAGAAGTAAAGGTATTGATCTAGATTCTGTTTCTTTTGCGGCTGTGCTACATGGTCTTTTCTTGGGAGGAAGATCAAAGGACTGGAAGAATATCATTTATTTTAACTTGAAGGAAAAAGAACTCCAAACTGCTGTCAAATACTCGCATATAATAGATGCACAGTTCCATGGAGGAAGAATATCTGAAGCTACACTTGCTTTACGGTCATTAGTTGAAGATGATAAGCCTCAACATCAAGAAGTGGAAGACAGAGAAAGATAG